A single window of Helicobacter pylori DNA harbors:
- the ligA gene encoding NAD-dependent DNA ligase LigA: MIKSQKEYLERIEYLNTLSHHYYNLDEPIVSDAIYDELYQELKAYEEKNPNGIQANSPTQKVGATTTNSFNKNPHLMRMWSLDDVFNQSELQAWLQRILKAYPNASFVCSPKLDGVSLNLLYQHGKLVKATTRGNGLEGELVTNNAKHIANIPHSIAYNEEIEIRGEVIISKEDFDALNKERLNANEPLFANPRNAASGSLRQLDSEITKKRKLQFIPWGVGKHSLNFLSFKECLDFIVSLGFSAIQYLSLNKNHQEIEENYHTLIREREGFFALLDGMVIVVNELDIQKELGYTQKSPKFACAYKFPALEKHTKIVGVINQVGRSGAITPVALLEPVEIAGVMVTKATLHNYSEIEKKNIMLNDRVVVIRSGDVIPKIIKPLETYRDGSQHKIERPKVCPICSHELLCEEIFTYCQNLNCPARLKESLVHFASKDALNIQGLGDKVIEQLFEEKLIVNALDLYALKLEDLMRLDKFKIKKAQNLLDAIQKSKNPPLWRLINALGIEHIGKGASKTLARYGLNVLEKSEAEFLEMEGFGVEMARSLVNFYASNQEFIRSLFDLLNPKNSDMAEEKQKSSSVFNNKTIVLTGTLSKPRQEYAQMLENLGAKIASSVSAKTDFLIVGENPGSKLALAQKHGVSVLNEEELLKRLKELD; encoded by the coding sequence ATGATAAAAAGCCAAAAAGAATATTTAGAAAGAATTGAATATTTAAACACCCTATCGCACCATTATTACAACCTTGATGAACCCATCGTAAGCGATGCGATCTATGATGAACTTTATCAAGAATTAAAAGCTTATGAAGAAAAAAACCCTAATGGTATTCAAGCTAACTCCCCTACTCAAAAAGTGGGGGCTACTACCACCAATTCATTCAATAAAAACCCCCATTTAATGCGGATGTGGAGCTTAGATGATGTGTTCAATCAAAGTGAATTGCAAGCGTGGTTGCAACGCATTTTAAAAGCTTATCCTAACGCTTCATTCGTGTGTTCGCCCAAACTTGATGGGGTTTCGCTCAATCTTTTGTATCAACATGGCAAGCTAGTGAAGGCAACCACTAGAGGCAATGGCTTAGAAGGAGAGCTTGTTACTAACAACGCTAAACACATCGCTAATATCCCCCATTCTATCGCTTATAATGAAGAAATAGAAATCAGGGGCGAAGTGATCATTTCTAAAGAGGATTTTGACGCTTTAAACAAAGAACGCCTAAACGCTAATGAACCCCTATTCGCTAACCCTAGAAATGCCGCATCAGGGAGTTTGAGGCAGCTTGATAGCGAAATCACTAAAAAGCGTAAATTGCAATTCATTCCTTGGGGCGTGGGCAAGCATTCTTTAAATTTCCTAAGCTTTAAGGAGTGTTTGGATTTTATCGTCTCGTTAGGTTTTAGCGCTATTCAATACTTAAGCCTAAACAAAAACCACCAAGAAATAGAAGAAAATTACCACACCCTGATTAGAGAAAGGGAGGGCTTTTTTGCCCTTTTAGACGGCATGGTGATCGTTGTGAATGAGTTGGATATTCAAAAGGAGCTAGGCTACACGCAAAAATCCCCTAAATTCGCTTGCGCTTATAAATTCCCGGCTCTAGAAAAACACACCAAAATTGTAGGAGTCATCAACCAAGTGGGGCGTAGCGGGGCGATAACCCCAGTCGCTCTTTTAGAACCTGTAGAAATTGCTGGAGTCATGGTTACGAAAGCGACCTTGCACAATTATTCTGAAATTGAAAAAAAGAATATCATGCTCAATGATAGGGTTGTTGTCATTAGAAGCGGCGATGTGATCCCTAAAATCATCAAACCTTTAGAAACTTATAGAGACGGCTCGCAACATAAAATTGAACGCCCCAAAGTTTGCCCTATATGTTCGCATGAGCTTTTGTGCGAAGAGATTTTTACTTATTGTCAAAACCTTAATTGCCCGGCAAGGTTGAAAGAAAGCTTGGTTCATTTCGCTTCTAAAGACGCTTTGAACATTCAAGGCTTGGGCGATAAAGTCATAGAGCAACTTTTTGAAGAAAAACTCATTGTTAACGCTTTGGATTTGTATGCTTTAAAATTAGAAGATTTAATGCGGCTAGACAAATTCAAAATCAAAAAAGCTCAAAACCTATTAGACGCTATTCAAAAAAGCAAAAACCCTCCCTTATGGCGTTTGATCAACGCTTTAGGGATTGAGCATATTGGCAAGGGAGCGAGTAAAACGCTAGCCAGATACGGCTTAAATGTGTTAGAAAAAAGCGAAGCTGAGTTTTTAGAAATGGAAGGCTTTGGGGTGGAAATGGCGCGCTCTTTAGTCAATTTTTATGCGAGCAATCAAGAATTTATCCGATCGTTATTTGATTTGTTGAACCCTAAAAATAGCGATATGGCTGAAGAAAAGCAAAAAAGCTCTTCTGTTTTCAATAATAAAACGATTGTTTTAACCGGCACACTTTCTAAACCACGGCAAGAATACGCTCAAATGTTAGAAAATTTAGGGGCAAAAATTGCTTCAAGCGTGAGCGCTAAAACCGATTTTTTAATCGTTGGAGAAAACCCCGGCTCAAAACTCGCTCTAGCACAAAAACATGGCGTGAGCGTTTTGAATGAAGAAGAATTATTGAAGCGCCTTAAGGAATTGGATTAA
- a CDS encoding chemotaxis protein yields MVRGIDKTTSLHLNNEAQFLCFRLDAEKDAQLYGMNIFKIREIIHYDGEVTEILGGSDGVMLGFLSVRGESIPLVDVKRWLHYNANDPSRDLKECSVKDDHNLVVVCHFSNHSIALKVLKIEKIIHKNWNEISDGDKQGINEEGKLSAITRFDEQRVVQILDVEKMISDVFPSLKDLDDLTLRCIEAIQSQKLILIAEDSLSALKTLEKIVQTLELRYLAFPNGRELLDYLYEKEHYQQVGVVITDLEMPNVSGFEVLKTIKADHRTEHLPVIINSSMSSDSNRQLAQSLEADGFVVKSNILEIHEMLKKTLS; encoded by the coding sequence GTGGTAAGAGGTATTGACAAAACGACTTCGTTGCACTTAAACAACGAAGCGCAATTTCTGTGCTTTAGATTAGATGCAGAAAAAGACGCCCAACTTTATGGCATGAATATTTTTAAGATCCGAGAAATTATCCATTATGACGGAGAGGTTACAGAGATTCTTGGGGGGAGCGATGGCGTGATGCTCGGGTTTCTTAGCGTTAGGGGCGAGTCTATCCCTTTAGTGGATGTGAAAAGGTGGTTGCATTATAACGCCAATGATCCGAGTCGTGATTTAAAAGAATGCAGCGTTAAAGATGACCATAATTTGGTGGTTGTGTGCCATTTTTCTAACCATTCCATCGCTCTAAAGGTTTTAAAGATTGAAAAAATCATTCATAAAAATTGGAATGAGATTAGCGATGGGGACAAACAAGGCATTAATGAAGAGGGTAAGCTTAGCGCTATCACTCGTTTTGATGAACAACGAGTGGTGCAGATCTTAGATGTGGAAAAAATGATTAGCGATGTTTTCCCTAGCTTGAAAGATTTAGACGATTTGACTTTGCGTTGCATAGAAGCCATTCAAAGCCAAAAACTCATTTTAATCGCTGAAGACTCTCTAAGCGCTCTTAAAACCCTAGAAAAAATCGTTCAAACTTTAGAATTGCGTTATTTAGCCTTTCCAAACGGGAGGGAATTGTTGGATTATTTGTATGAAAAAGAACATTACCAACAAGTCGGCGTGGTCATTACGGATTTAGAAATGCCTAACGTTTCAGGGTTTGAAGTGTTAAAAACCATTAAAGCTGATCATAGAACTGAGCATCTTCCTGTGATTATCAATTCGTCCATGAGCAGCGATTCTAACCGCCAGTTAGCCCAATCTTTAGAAGCGGATGGTTTTGTGGTAAAATCTAACATTCTTGAAATCCATGAAATGCTTAAAAAAACGCTTTCATAA
- the aspS gene encoding aspartate--tRNA ligase — MRSHFCTEISEKDVGKIVKVAGWCNTYRDHGGVVFIDLRDKSGLVQLVCDPSSSAYEKALEVRSEFVLVAKGKARLRGAGLENPKLKTGKIEIVLEELVIENKSATPPIEIGNKSVNEDLRLKYRYLDLRSLNAYEIFKLRSEVALITRNTLAQKGFLEIETPILSKTTPEGARDYLVPSRVHEGEFFALPQSPQLFKQLLMVGGMDRYFQIARCFRDEDLRADRQPEFTQIDAEMSFCDEDDVMGVVEDLLQEIFKAIGHTISKPFKRMPYKEAMENYGSDKPDLRFELPLIEVGDCFIDSSNAIFSNIAKDPKNKRIKALNVKGADVIFSRSVLKELEEFVRQFGAQGLAYLQIKEDGIKGPLVKFLSEKGLKNILEKTGAKTGDIVFFGAGDKKIVLDYMGRLRLKVAETLDLIDKDALNFLWVVNFPMFEKTENGYHAAHHPFTMPKNIECEDIEEIEAHAYDVVLNGVELGGGSIRIHKEEMQKKVFEKINIHEEEAQKKFGFLLEALKFGAPPHGGFAIGFDRLIMLMTKSNSIRDVIAFPKTQKASCLLTNAPSPINEEQLRELHIRLRK; from the coding sequence ATGCGAAGTCATTTCTGCACAGAAATTAGTGAAAAAGATGTGGGTAAAATAGTCAAAGTGGCCGGGTGGTGTAACACTTATAGAGACCATGGAGGCGTGGTTTTTATTGATTTAAGGGATAAGAGCGGTTTGGTGCAACTAGTCTGTGATCCTAGCTCTAGTGCTTATGAAAAGGCTTTAGAAGTCAGGAGCGAATTTGTGCTAGTGGCTAAAGGAAAAGCGCGTTTGAGGGGTGCTGGGTTAGAAAACCCTAAACTAAAAACGGGTAAAATTGAAATCGTTTTAGAAGAGTTAGTCATTGAAAATAAAAGCGCTACCCCACCGATTGAAATCGGCAATAAAAGCGTGAATGAAGATTTGCGCTTGAAATACCGCTATTTGGATTTGCGCTCTTTGAATGCTTATGAAATCTTCAAATTGCGTAGCGAAGTGGCTTTAATTACTCGTAACACTCTAGCCCAAAAGGGCTTTTTAGAGATTGAAACCCCCATTTTGTCTAAAACTACGCCTGAGGGGGCTAGGGATTATTTAGTGCCAAGCAGGGTGCATGAGGGCGAATTTTTCGCACTTCCCCAAAGCCCGCAATTATTCAAACAGCTTTTAATGGTGGGGGGAATGGATAGGTATTTTCAAATCGCTCGTTGCTTTAGAGATGAAGATTTGAGGGCGGACAGGCAGCCGGAATTCACGCAAATTGATGCGGAAATGAGTTTTTGTGATGAAGATGATGTGATGGGCGTGGTGGAAGATTTGTTGCAAGAGATTTTTAAAGCGATTGGGCATACTATTTCTAAACCTTTTAAACGCATGCCTTATAAGGAAGCGATGGAAAATTACGGGAGCGACAAGCCGGATTTACGCTTTGAATTGCCTTTAATAGAAGTGGGGGATTGTTTTATAGACAGCTCAAACGCTATTTTTTCTAATATCGCAAAAGATCCTAAAAACAAACGCATTAAAGCTTTAAACGTTAAGGGGGCTGATGTCATTTTTAGCCGCAGCGTTTTAAAAGAATTAGAAGAATTTGTGCGCCAATTTGGGGCTCAAGGCTTGGCGTATTTGCAGATTAAAGAAGATGGGATTAAAGGGCCTTTAGTGAAATTTTTGAGCGAAAAGGGGCTTAAGAATATTTTAGAAAAAACTGGTGCAAAAACTGGGGATATTGTCTTTTTTGGAGCGGGGGATAAAAAAATCGTGTTAGATTACATGGGGCGCTTGCGCTTGAAGGTGGCTGAAACGCTTGATCTGATTGATAAAGACGCTTTGAATTTCTTATGGGTGGTCAATTTCCCCATGTTTGAAAAAACCGAAAACGGCTATCACGCCGCGCACCACCCTTTTACGATGCCTAAAAATATAGAATGCGAAGATATAGAAGAGATTGAAGCGCATGCGTATGATGTGGTGCTTAATGGCGTGGAGCTTGGTGGGGGGAGCATAAGGATTCATAAAGAAGAAATGCAAAAAAAAGTCTTTGAAAAGATCAATATCCACGAAGAGGAAGCGCAAAAGAAATTTGGCTTTTTACTGGAAGCGCTAAAATTTGGCGCTCCTCCTCATGGGGGCTTTGCGATAGGTTTTGATCGCTTGATCATGCTAATGACCAAATCCAATAGCATTAGAGACGTGATCGCTTTCCCTAAAACGCAAAAAGCTTCATGCTTATTGACGAACGCGCCTAGCCCCATTAATGAAGAGCAACTAAGAGAATTACACATTCGCTTGAGAAAATAA
- a CDS encoding adenylate kinase, which translates to MKQLFLIIGAPGSGKTTDAELIAKNNSETIAHFSTGDLLRAESAKKTERGLLIEKFTSQGELVPLEIVVETILSAIKSSSKRIILIDGYPRSAEQMQALDKELNAQNEVILKSVIEVEVSENTAKERVLGRSRGADDNEKVFHNRMRVFLDPLGEIQNFYKNKKVYKAIDGERSIEEIVNEMQKYILSFAN; encoded by the coding sequence ATGAAACAACTATTTTTGATTATTGGAGCCCCAGGGAGTGGTAAAACCACTGATGCAGAGCTTATCGCTAAGAATAACAGCGAAACAATCGCTCATTTTTCTACCGGGGATTTACTCAGGGCTGAGAGCGCTAAAAAGACCGAGCGAGGCTTATTGATTGAGAAATTCACTTCTCAAGGCGAATTAGTGCCTTTAGAAATTGTGGTAGAAACGATCCTTTCAGCGATTAAAAGTTCTAGCAAAAGAATCATTTTAATTGATGGCTATCCCAGGAGCGCAGAACAAATGCAGGCTTTGGATAAGGAATTGAACGCTCAAAACGAAGTGATCTTAAAAAGCGTGATTGAAGTAGAAGTGAGTGAAAACACCGCTAAAGAAAGGGTTTTAGGGCGCTCTAGGGGGGCTGATGATAATGAAAAGGTATTTCATAACCGCATGCGGGTGTTTTTGGATCCGTTGGGTGAGATCCAAAATTTTTACAAGAATAAGAAGGTGTATAAAGCGATCGATGGGGAGAGAAGCATTGAAGAAATCGTGAATGAAATGCAAAAATATATTTTGTCTTTTGCGAATTAA
- a CDS encoding glycosyltransferase family 25 protein, which translates to MIGVYIISLKESQRRLDTEKLVLESNEKFKGRCVFQIFDAISPKHEDFEKLLQELYDAPSLLQSDWYHSYVGAGLTLPELGCYLSHYLLWKECVKLNQPVVILEDDVMLESNFMQALEDCLKSPFDFVRLYGCYWYYHETKFHVLPKEFVFPPFDYPFKNNPILEKFKKFFDVSRFLNLSTHKVIHYILKKIQKSYYAAHEKEAFFLEHFYLTSVYVASTAGYYLTPKGAKTFIEATERFKIIEPVDMFMDNSAYHDVANLTYVPCPVSLSEHSLDSTIQKPQKKSLKSYPFPPKKSTFKNLFYYSINAKKRLNAFHKYSKQYAPFKTPKEV; encoded by the coding sequence GTGATTGGTGTCTATATCATTTCTTTAAAAGAAAGTCAAAGGCGTTTGGATACTGAAAAACTCGTTTTAGAATCCAATGAAAAATTTAAAGGCCGTTGTGTTTTTCAAATCTTTGACGCTATTAGCCCTAAACACGAAGATTTTGAAAAATTACTTCAAGAGCTTTATGACGCTCCAAGTTTATTGCAATCTGATTGGTATCATTCTTATGTTGGCGCTGGTTTGACTTTGCCCGAATTAGGGTGCTATTTAAGCCATTATCTTTTATGGAAAGAATGCGTCAAATTAAACCAACCGGTCGTTATTTTAGAAGATGATGTAATGCTAGAATCTAATTTCATGCAAGCTTTAGAAGATTGCTTGAAAAGCCCTTTTGATTTTGTGAGACTCTATGGGTGCTATTGGTATTACCACGAGACAAAATTCCATGTTTTACCCAAAGAATTTGTATTTCCTCCCTTTGATTATCCTTTTAAAAATAACCCTATTTTAGAAAAATTTAAAAAATTTTTTGATGTTTCTAGATTTTTAAATCTTTCTACCCATAAAGTCATTCATTACATTCTCAAAAAAATACAAAAAAGCTATTACGCAGCGCATGAAAAAGAGGCCTTTTTTTTAGAGCATTTTTACCTCACTAGCGTGTATGTGGCTTCTACAGCCGGTTATTACTTAACCCCTAAGGGCGCTAAAACTTTTATAGAAGCCACGGAGCGTTTTAAAATCATAGAGCCGGTGGATATGTTTATGGATAATTCTGCTTACCATGATGTGGCGAATCTGACTTATGTGCCTTGCCCTGTTTCTTTAAGCGAGCATTCTTTAGACAGCACCATTCAAAAGCCCCAAAAAAAGAGCTTGAAATCTTACCCCTTTCCGCCTAAAAAATCAACTTTTAAGAATCTTTTCTACTACAGCATTAACGCCAAAAAACGCTTGAATGCCTTTCACAAATACAGCAAGCAATACGCTCCTTTTAAAACCCCTAAAGAGGTTTAA
- a CDS encoding glycosyltransferase family 25 protein produces MIQVYIISLKESQRRLDTEKLVLESNEKFKGRCVFQIFDAISPKHEDFEKFVQELYDAQSMLKSDWFHSDYCYQELLPREFGCYLSHYLLWKECVKTNQPVVILEDDVVLVSNFMQALEDCLKSPFDFVRLYGHYWGGHKTNLCTLPIYTEAEEADYTDADYTEAEAPIENHEVTPPPPIPHKIRNKI; encoded by the coding sequence TTGATACAAGTTTATATCATTTCTTTAAAAGAAAGTCAAAGGCGTTTGGATACTGAAAAACTCGTTTTAGAATCCAATGAAAAATTTAAAGGCCGTTGTGTTTTTCAAATCTTTGACGCCATTAGCCCCAAACACGAAGATTTTGAAAAATTCGTTCAAGAGCTTTATGATGCGCAAAGCATGTTAAAATCTGATTGGTTCCATTCCGATTATTGTTATCAAGAGTTATTGCCCCGAGAATTTGGGTGCTATTTAAGCCATTATCTTTTATGGAAAGAATGCGTTAAAACAAACCAACCGGTCGTCATTTTAGAAGATGATGTAGTGCTAGTATCTAACTTTATGCAAGCCTTAGAAGATTGCCTGAAAAGCCCTTTTGATTTTGTGAGACTCTATGGGCATTATTGGGGAGGCCATAAAACCAATTTGTGCACTCTCCCTATCTATACAGAGGCTGAAGAGGCTGATTATACAGATGCTGATTATACAGAGGCTGAAGCGCCTATTGAAAACCATGAAGTTACCCCCCCCCCCCCAATCCCACACAAGATACGCAACAAGATTTGA
- a CDS encoding glycosyltransferase family 25 protein, producing MVFKKIKRKLNRFIGNILARTEVYKKLVAKYDDLTGKYDDLTGKYDDLTGKYDDLTGKYDDLTGKYDDLTGKYDDLTGKYDDLTGKYNDLTTKYESLLAKEVNIKETFWESRADNEKEALFLEHFYLTSVYVATTAGYYLTPKGAKTFIEATERFKIIEPVDMFMNNPTYHDVANFTYLPCPVSLNKHAFNSTIQNAKKPDISLKPPRKSYFDNLFYHKFNARKCLKAFNKYSKQYAPLKTPKEV from the coding sequence GTGGTTTTTAAAAAAATTAAAAGAAAACTCAACCGCTTCATTGGAAATATTTTAGCTCGGACAGAAGTGTATAAGAAACTCGTGGCAAAATACGATGATCTCACAGGAAAATACGATGATCTCACAGGAAAATACGATGATCTCACAGGAAAATACGATGATCTCACAGGAAAATACGATGATCTCACAGGAAAATACGATGATCTCACAGGAAAATACGATGATCTCACAGGAAAATACGATGATCTCACAGGAAAATACAATGATCTCACCACAAAATACGAATCCTTATTGGCAAAAGAGGTAAACATCAAAGAGACTTTTTGGGAATCTCGCGCTGATAATGAAAAAGAAGCGCTATTTTTAGAGCATTTTTATCTCACCAGCGTGTATGTGGCCACTACGGCAGGCTACTACCTCACGCCTAAGGGCGCTAAAACCTTTATAGAAGCCACGGAGCGTTTTAAAATCATAGAGCCGGTGGATATGTTTATGAACAACCCCACTTACCATGATGTGGCTAATTTTACCTATTTGCCTTGCCCTGTTTCTTTAAACAAACATGCTTTCAATAGCACCATTCAAAATGCAAAAAAGCCTGACATTTCATTAAAACCCCCTAGAAAATCCTATTTTGATAATCTTTTTTATCATAAATTTAACGCCAGAAAGTGCTTAAAAGCCTTTAATAAATACAGCAAACAATACGCTCCTTTAAAAACCCCTAAAGAGGTTTAA
- the ppa gene encoding inorganic diphosphatase, whose protein sequence is MNLDQLEVSHDADSLCVVIEISKHSNIKYELDKESGALMVDRVLYGAQNYPANYGFVPNTLGSDGDPVDALVLSDVAFQAGSVVKARLVGVLNMEDESGMDEKLLALPIDKIDPTHSYVKDIDDLSKHTLDKIKHFFETYKDLEPNKWVKVKGFENKESAIKVLEKAIKAYQG, encoded by the coding sequence ATGAATTTAGACCAATTAGAAGTGAGCCATGACGCTGATTCTTTGTGCGTGGTGATTGAAATATCCAAGCATTCTAATATCAAGTATGAATTGGATAAAGAAAGCGGGGCTTTAATGGTGGATAGGGTGCTTTATGGGGCGCAAAATTACCCTGCGAATTACGGCTTTGTGCCTAACACTTTGGGATCTGATGGCGACCCTGTAGATGCGCTTGTTTTAAGCGATGTGGCTTTTCAAGCCGGAAGCGTGGTGAAAGCACGCTTGGTTGGGGTTTTGAACATGGAAGATGAAAGCGGGATGGATGAAAAATTACTCGCTCTACCCATAGATAAGATCGATCCCACGCATTCCTATGTCAAAGATATTGATGATTTATCCAAACACACTTTGGATAAAATCAAACATTTTTTTGAAACTTACAAGGATTTAGAGCCTAATAAATGGGTGAAAGTCAAGGGGTTTGAAAACAAAGAGAGCGCGATTAAGGTTTTAGAGAAAGCCATAAAAGCCTATCAAGGCTAA
- a CDS encoding endonuclease MutS2: MNNNNTLPKPLEESLDLKEFIALFRTFFAKERDTIALENDLKQAFTYLTEVDSIGLIAPKSVKESDLILIKLTKLGTLHLDEIYEIVKRLRYIVVLQNAFKTFTHLKFHERLNAIVLPPFFNDLIALFDDEGKIKQGANATLDALNESLNRLKKESAKIIHHYAHSKELAPYLVDTQSHLKHGYECLLLKSGFSSAIKGVVLERSANGYFYLLPESAQKIAQKIAQIGNEIDCCIVEMCQTLSHSLQKHLLFLKFLFKEFDFLDSLQARLNFAKAYNLEFVMPSFTQKKMVLENFSHPILKEPKPLNLKFEKSMLAVTGVNAGGKTMLLKSLLSAAFLSKHLIPMKINAHHSIIPYFKEIHAIINDPQNSANNISTFAGRMKQFSALLSKENMLLGVDEIELGTDADEASSLYKTLLEKLLKQNNQIVITTHHKRLSVLMAENKEVELLAALYDEEKERPTYTFLKGVIGKSYAFETALRYGVPHFLIEKAKAFYGEDKEKLNVLIENSSALERELKQKNESLENALKEQEDLKNAWLLEKEKQKEIFHHKKLELEKSYQQAINILKSEVASKDTSSMHKEIHKASEILNKHKTGQEIPQTITSFQINEKARYKNESVMVIQILDKGYYLVETELGMRLKAHGSWLKKIQKPSKNKFKPPKTIVPKPKEASLRLDLRGQRSEEALDLLDAFLNDALLGGFEEVLICHGKGSGILEKFVKEFLKNHPKVVSFSDAPINLSGSGVKIVKL; this comes from the coding sequence ATGAATAATAATAATACCCTACCCAAACCCCTAGAAGAAAGCCTGGATTTAAAAGAGTTTATCGCTCTTTTTAGAACCTTTTTTGCAAAAGAAAGAGATACTATTGCTTTAGAAAACGATCTCAAACAGGCTTTCACTTATCTAACTGAAGTGGATTCGATCGGTTTGATCGCCCCTAAAAGCGTGAAAGAAAGCGATCTTATTCTTATCAAACTCACCAAATTAGGGACGCTCCATTTAGATGAAATCTATGAGATTGTCAAACGATTGCGCTACATTGTCGTTTTACAAAACGCTTTTAAAACTTTCACGCATTTGAAATTTCATGAACGCCTTAACGCTATTGTCCTACCCCCTTTTTTTAATGATTTAATCGCTTTATTTGATGATGAAGGCAAAATCAAACAAGGGGCGAACGCTACCCTAGACGCTTTGAATGAAAGTTTGAACCGCCTTAAAAAAGAGAGCGCTAAAATCATTCACCATTACGCCCACTCTAAAGAGCTTGCCCCTTATTTAGTGGATACGCAAAGCCACCTTAAGCATGGTTATGAATGCCTTTTATTAAAGAGCGGGTTTTCTAGCGCGATCAAAGGCGTTGTGTTAGAAAGGAGCGCTAATGGCTATTTCTATCTTTTGCCTGAAAGCGCGCAAAAAATCGCCCAAAAAATCGCCCAAATTGGTAATGAAATAGATTGTTGCATCGTTGAAATGTGTCAAACTCTAAGCCATAGCTTGCAAAAACACCTTTTATTTTTAAAATTCCTTTTTAAAGAATTTGATTTTTTAGACAGCTTGCAAGCCCGGCTTAATTTCGCTAAAGCTTACAATTTAGAATTTGTCATGCCAAGCTTTACGCAAAAAAAAATGGTTTTAGAAAACTTTTCGCACCCCATTTTAAAAGAGCCAAAGCCCTTAAATTTGAAGTTTGAAAAATCCATGCTCGCTGTTACTGGCGTGAATGCGGGCGGGAAAACCATGCTCTTAAAATCGCTTTTAAGCGCGGCTTTTTTAAGCAAACATCTCATTCCTATGAAAATCAACGCCCATCATTCCATTATCCCCTATTTTAAAGAAATCCACGCCATTATCAATGACCCCCAAAACAGCGCGAACAATATCTCTACTTTTGCAGGCAGAATGAAGCAATTTAGCGCTCTTTTATCCAAAGAAAACATGCTTTTAGGCGTTGATGAAATTGAGCTAGGGACTGACGCTGATGAAGCGAGCAGTTTGTATAAAACCCTGTTAGAAAAATTGCTCAAACAAAACAACCAAATCGTTATCACCACGCACCACAAACGCTTGAGCGTGTTAATGGCAGAAAACAAGGAAGTGGAATTACTGGCCGCTCTTTATGATGAGGAAAAAGAACGGCCCACTTACACTTTTTTAAAAGGGGTTATTGGCAAAAGCTATGCGTTTGAAACCGCTTTGCGCTATGGCGTGCCGCATTTTTTGATTGAAAAAGCGAAAGCTTTCTATGGCGAAGATAAGGAAAAATTGAATGTTTTGATTGAAAATTCCAGCGCGTTAGAAAGGGAATTGAAACAAAAAAATGAAAGCTTAGAGAACGCTTTAAAAGAGCAAGAAGATTTAAAAAACGCATGGCTTTTAGAGAAGGAAAAACAAAAAGAAATCTTTCACCATAAAAAATTGGAATTGGAAAAATCCTACCAGCAAGCCATAAATATCTTAAAAAGCGAAGTCGCTTCAAAAGATACCAGCTCCATGCATAAAGAAATCCATAAAGCGAGCGAGATTTTAAACAAACATAAGACAGGCCAGGAAATCCCACAAACAATAACAAGCTTTCAAATTAACGAAAAAGCGCGTTATAAAAATGAAAGCGTGATGGTTATACAAATTTTAGACAAGGGCTATTATTTGGTAGAAACCGAGCTTGGCATGCGCTTGAAAGCGCATGGGAGTTGGTTGAAAAAAATCCAAAAACCCTCTAAAAACAAATTCAAACCCCCTAAAACCATCGTTCCTAAACCTAAAGAAGCGAGCTTACGCCTTGATTTAAGGGGGCAACGCAGCGAAGAGGCCCTGGATTTACTAGACGCTTTTTTAAACGACGCACTTTTAGGGGGCTTTGAAGAAGTACTGATTTGCCATGGCAAGGGGAGCGGGATTTTAGAAAAGTTTGTGAAAGAATTTCTAAAAAACCACCCCAAAGTGGTGAGTTTTAGCGACGCTCCCATTAATTTAAGCGGCAGTGGGGTTAAAATCGTTAAATTGTAG